One window from the genome of Oryza glaberrima chromosome 3, OglaRS2, whole genome shotgun sequence encodes:
- the LOC127765823 gene encoding uncharacterized protein LOC127765823 — protein sequence MRKATAAASRYASYDSPSPSPSPRRAGAAATPGYGSRALVPARSGRDLRAPAAQQPTQAQHGNLGSVLRRLISMDKKPAKNLPVPPAAAAAKNGSGGKLPGLSRKLFQKGSSEPKKKALTEVKNGGNTRTLAMVLRSERELLTQSKEQEDEIAALRLQLEQKDTEVERLKDLCLRQREEIRTLKDAVLFPDTQPDRHLRDEISTLTGQIQCLAEELAQVKADKHTPRSCFDDEYCSSPRTPVLNEETAFSLECSIGEDDTPNYGSPDEMFSKDLNPCLTPCISKSKSEEYEQLINSHRSGTKAGQDSLSCGSRSRPMSKSSDHHKPTSGTNSKRRVYRSDQDKFHQNLF from the exons atgaggaaggcgaccgccgcggcgtcgcgctACGCCTCCTAcgactcgccgtcgccgtccccgtctcCGCGacgcgccggcgcggcggcgacgccggggtACGGGAGCCGCGCGCTGGTgccggccagatccggccgcgACCTGCGTGCCCCGGCGGCGCAGCAGCCGACGCAGGCGCAGCACGGGAACCTCGGGTCCGTGCTCCGTAGGCTCATCTCCATGGACAAGAAGCCGGCGAAGAACCTCCCCgtacctcccgccgccgccgccgcgaagaaCGGAAGTGGTGGGAAGCTGCCGGGGCTGTCGCGGAAGCTGTTCCAGAAAGGGTCGTCGGAGCCCAAGAAGAAGGCGCTGACGGAGGTCAAGAACGGCGGGAACACGCGGACGCTCGCCATGGTGCTGCGCAGCGAGCGGGAGCTCCTCACCCAGAGCAAGGAGCAGGAGGACGAGAtcgccgcgctccgcctccaGCTCGAGCAGAAGGACACGGAG GTTGAGCGCCTCAAGGACCTGTGCCTGCGGCAGCGGGAGGAGATCAGGACGCTCAAGGACGCCGTGCTCTTCCCGGACACGCAGCCGGACCGCCACCTCCGGGATGAGATCTCCACGCTCACGGGACAGATCCAATGCCTTGCCGAAGAGCTCGCGCAG GTTAAGGCCGATAAACACACGCCAAGGTCATGTTTTGATGATGAATACTGCTCTTCCCCAAGAACACCGGTGCTTAATGAGGAGACTGCTTTCTCTCTG GAATGTAGCATTGGAGAAGATGACACACCAAACTACGGTAGTCCAGATGAAATGTTCAGCAAGGATCTTAATCCTTGCCTAACTCCATGCATCTCCAAGAGTAAATCCGAG GAGTACGAGCAACTGATCAATTCTCATCGCAGCGGCACGAAGGCCGGACAGGACAGCCTCTCCTGCGGTTCCCGTAGCAGGCCAATGTCGAAGAGCTCTGATCATCACAAGCCTACCTCAGGCACCAACAGCAAGCGACGAGTATACAGATCCGACCAAGACAAGTTCCATCAGAACCTGTTCTAG
- the LOC127768276 gene encoding protein TORNADO 1 isoform X1, translated as MIEVNCVLKLLVILDNSSIAAAPIFSAVLARSRRVEVHVWGHCRDTRGGMNSCKIAEFQAGTGSLRIYNNINSTGLQRIACAMAWNTTVTTLDMSGVPLKSKWTKELRGVLELNRMLKTVKLTKCCLRDKAVVYIAAGLFKNSYLESLSLDGNRFGGVGLEHLLCPLSTFSPLQRQANLTLKVLSFGGRQTNIGRYGITAILQMLETNQSLLQLAICDDVSLRPNDVVRIFTSLERNTTLRNLSLKGCRGVEGELVLQTIMGMLQVNPWIEEIDLHETPLHVAGKTREIYEKLGQNGSSVVPNDLLDLPLSAPTCCQVFLCGQELSGKSTLCSSIKHCMNSMKLPRMDEIRTSKTPIEQMSHTNEYGMNIIFDGNTKLTMCNIGGPEESIPLHDFMFVVHGGPRIFMIVSSLIGKPADKYPKSIDVIEQELIYWLKFVASNSRRRVSHSFIPCVTIVLTHYDKVSHLAEGLQLIVAAVQRLREDFCSYAEIYPTVFVVDSRSQVSVSKLTHHLRNTTKTVLQQAPQVYEVCNDLIRYLHNWRLKNDKSVVKWSEFCEICQLSIPVLRLRSRHDNAEKLDTRRRAVAKSLHDLGEIIFFEELGVLIMNCEWFCQDILSQLGALKSIKIENSGFVRKQDLEKILQEKLCNQIQRSNWRAGASLQSGDIINMLLKLELCYEQDPGNPNTLLLVPAMLEESKEGIQRWQLTMPECRYAGRHMECEDTHMFLTNDFFPRLQVRLHNKIMCPGNQQGAVYNLEKNLIYTVIDGVHVRVELGMKLGSSIDVLACSTRNVTDMVRLLHKSVITTILNMSPSMTFKESIIRPDCVKYLIPQRFRTTQLLPVKKIKHILLSLPAESFYDYQHTWSAVENNKRVILMSGLDHARDLLSDDDFHDVLHRRYYDLQHLATELAVTPDNLQQSETIAESDAVDPSILGIAKGVEMVLQRLKRIEQGIQDLKEEIARLRYYEYHLVTELHRKMDYVMNYSIQLEDRKVPQLFYLVSLDSRSKKLVTRILPGMRSLRVHMLCEFRQEMHVLEDQVGCDLIQVDNRAVQSLLPYMSKFMKLLTFALKIGAHFIVGMGEMIPDLSREVVHLLDSSVMYGATTSALSLGALGAAAMYGKARNNGSQSGTNDMEDDMKTARQWLVDFLKGQGILTGMDIAQRFGLWRVRYRDDGHIAWICRKHIVARADEIFELPL; from the exons ATGATTGAGGTAAATTGTGTGTTGAAGCTGTTGGTCATCCTTGACAATAGCTCCATTGCAGCAGCCCCGATTTTCTCTGCTGTGCTTGCACGCAGCCGCAGGGTGGAGGTGCATGTATGGGGACACTGTCGTGATACTAGAGGTGGCATGAACAGTTGTAAAATTGCTGAATTTCAGGCTGGAACTGGAAGCTTGAGGATTTACAACAATATTAATTCCACAGGTCTACAAAGGATTGCTTGTGCTATGGCATGGAACACCACAGTGACAACATTGGACATGTCAGGTGTACCATTGAAGTCCAAGTGGACCAAAGAGCTCAGAGGAGTCCTTGAGCTGAATAGGATGCTGAAAACTGTCAAGCTCACCAAGTGTTGCCTCAGGGACAAAGCTGTTGTGTATATAGCTGCAGGCCTCTTCAAGAACAGCTATTTGGAGAGCTTGAGTTTGGATGGAAATCGCTTTGGTGGAGTTGGTTTGGAGCATTTACTGTGCCCACTGAGTACATTTTCACCACTTCAGAGACAAGCCAATCTCACTTTGAAGGTTTTGAGTTTTGGTGGACGGCAAACAAATATAGGAAGATATGGCATAACAGCAATCTTGCAGATGTTGGAGACGAACCAGAGCCTACTTCAGTTGGCCATATGCGATGATGTAAGCTTGAGGCCAAATGATGTTGTCAGAATCTTTACAAGCTTAGAAAGGAATACTACTCTCCGAAACCTATCATTGAAAGGTTGCAGGGGAGTCGAGGGGGAACTAGTCTTGCAGACCATTATGGGCATGTTGCAGGTCAATCCTTGGATTGAAGAAATTGACCTGCATGAAACGCCTCTGCATGTTGCTGGTAAGACCAGAGAAATTTATGAGAAACTTGGTCAGAATGGGAGTTCGGTTGTACCAAATGATTTGCTCGATTTGCCACTAAGTGCACCTACTTGTTGCCAAGTTTTTCTCTGTGGTCAAGAATTATCAG GTAAAAGCACTTTGTGTAGCTCCATAAAGCACTGCATGAATTCAATGAAATTGCCTCGCATGGATGAAATAAGAACTTCAAAGACTCCAATTGAGCAAATGTCACACACCAATGAGTATGGGATGAATATAATTTTCGATGGCAACACAAAATTGACTATGTGTAATATTGGTGGACCTGAGGAAAGTATTCCCTTGCATGATTTCATGTTTGTTGTGCATGGTGGTCCAAGGATTTTCATGATTGTATCTAGTTTGATTGGAAAGCCTGCTGATAAATATCCAAAAAGCATAGATGTGATTGAACAGGAGCTGATATACTGGTTGAAGTTTGTTGCTTCAAATTCTAGGAGAAGAGTGTCGCACTCATTTATACCCTGTGTTACGATAGTTCTCACACATTATGATAAGGTATCTCATCTAGCAGAAGGGCTACAATTGATCGTTGCAGCTGTACAAAGACTCAGAGAAGACTTCTGTTCATATGCTGAAATTTACCCCACTGTTTTTGTGGTAGACTCAAGATCACAGGTTTCAGTAAGTAAGCTCACCCATCACTTGCGAAATACAACAAAGACAGTTCTCCAACAAGCTCCTCAAGTTTATGAAGTATGCAATGATTTGATTAGGTATTTGCATAATTGGAGATTGAAGAATGATAAATCAGTGGTCAAATGGTCTGAGTTCTGCGAGATATGTCAGCTCAGCATTCCAGTGCTAAGGTTGAGATCAAGGCATGATAATGCCGAGAAATTAGACACAAGAAGACGTGCTGTTGCAAAGTCACTGCATGATTTAGGtgaaataatattttttgagGAGCTTGGAGTGCTGATAATGAACTGCGAATGGTTCTGTCAAGATATACTCAGCCAACTAGGTGCATTGAAATCCATCAAGATAGAAAATAGTGGTTTTGTCCGCAAACAAGATCTGGAGAAGATTCTGCAAGAGAAGCTGTGTAATCAAATTCAAAGATCAAACTGGAGAGCTGGTGCATCCTTGCAATCTGGTGATATCATTAATATGTTGTTGAAACTTGAACTGTGCTATGAACAAGACCCTGGGAACCCAAACACATTACTTCTAGTACCAGCTATGCTTGAGGAAAGCAAAGAAGGGATTCAACGGTGGCAGTTAACCATGCCAGAGTGCAGATATGCTGGAAGGCATATGGAATGTGAAGATACACACATGTTTCTGACAAATGACTTCTTTCCAAGGCTACAG GTACGTCTGCACAATAAAATCATGTGCCCTGGAAATCAGCAAGGAGCAGTCTACAACTTGGAGAAAAACCTTATTTATACGGTGATCGATGGTGTCCATGTAAGGGTTGAGCTGGGTATGAAGTTGGGCTCATCCATAGATGTACTTGCATGCTCCACTAGAAATGTTACAGACATGGTGAGGCTTCTGCACAAGTCAGTAATCACAACTATACTAAATATGTCTCCCAGTATGACATTCAAGGAAAGCATTATCAGACCTGACTGTGTGAAATATCTCATACCACAAAGGTTCCGTACAACTCAGCTGCTACCTGTCAAAAAAATTAAGCACATTCTGCTGTCATTGCCGGCAGAAAGTTTTTACGATTATCAACATACCTGGAGTGCAGTTGAAAACAATAAAAGGGTCATCTTAATGTCAGGATTAGATCATGCTAGAGATCTTCTATCAGACGATGACTTCCATGATGTTTTGCATCGTAGGTACTATGATCTACAGCATCTTGCAACTGAACTTGCAGTGACCCCAGACAATCTGCAACAATCCGAAACTATTGCTGAATCGGATGCAGTTGATCCCTCCATACTAGGCATTGCCAAAGGTGTTGAGATGGTTCTCCAAAGACTGAAGAGAATAGAACAAGGAATCCAGGACTTGAAGGAGGAAATTGCAAGGCTGAGGTACTACGAGTATCACCTTGTGACTGAACTCCACAGGAAAATGGACTATGTAATGAACTACAGCATTCAGCTGGAGGATAGAAAGGTTCCTCAGCTGTTCTATCTTGTAAGCTTGGACAGCCGTTCCAAGAAGCTTGTCACAAGAATACTGCCTGGCATGCGGTCCCTACGGGTACACATGCTGTGCGAGTTCCGACAAGAAATGCATGTGTTGGAGGATCAAGTCGGGTGCGATCTGATTCAGGTAGATAACCGGGCAGTGCAATCCTTGCTGCCTTACATGAGCAAGTTCATGAAACTGTTGACTTTTGCTCTGAAGATCGGGGCGCATTTCATTGTCGGGATGGGGGAGATGATACCTGACCTGAGCAGGGAGGTAGTGCACTTGCTGGACTCGTCAGTCATGTATGGTGCAACCACATCAGCCTTATCATTGGGGGCATTAGGCGCAGCGGCAATGTATGGAAAAGCGAGGAATAACGGCAGCCAGAGTGGCACAAATGACATGGAGGATGATATGAAAACGGCCAGACAGTGGCTTGTTGATTTCTTGAAAGGTCAAGGGATTTTGACAGGGATGGACATAGCACAGAGATTTGGTCTGTGGCGCGTTAGGTACAGAGATGACGGCCACATTGCATGGATCTGCAGGAAGCACATTGTTGCGAGAGCAGACGAGATCTTTGAACTGCCACTCTGA
- the LOC127768276 gene encoding protein TORNADO 1 isoform X2, with protein sequence MYQQKSASNNRPVKYQSFRGQTYLDPVCTTRTTCPAESLLQYIIWSLLICYAPLFLPIGILCLHLEASPLSMGDKMITRKLSFNQKDMDVTEIDLQDYKDVDSIAFYQVPTNVGSGMSMESERLVRVHACTDHNGVSFLHKLLHRLLEHKEMYSNVVNLLFHGIEWQTEGVQLLCSFLGPGSSVKQVEFQKNVFGTKSSAALVPLSEMIQRNNTIKAIVFSECRIGASGVKLLASALAYNRSVEEVQLLDDSIGAKGAEEFSKMIEVNCVLKLLVILDNSSIAAAPIFSAVLARSRRVEVHVWGHCRDTRGGMNSCKIAEFQAGTGSLRIYNNINSTGLQRIACAMAWNTTVTTLDMSGVPLKSKWTKELRGVLELNRMLKTVKLTKCCLRDKAVVYIAAGLFKNSYLESLSLDGNRFGGVGLEHLLCPLSTFSPLQRQANLTLKVLSFGGRQTNIGRYGITAILQMLETNQSLLQLAICDDVSLRPNDVVRIFTSLERNTTLRNLSLKGCRGVEGELVLQTIMGMLQVNPWIEEIDLHETPLHVAGKTREIYEKLGQNGSSVVPNDLLDLPLSAPTCCQVFLCGQELSGKSTLCSSIKHCMNSMKLPRMDEIRTSKTPIEQMSHTNEYGMNIIFDGNTKLTMCNIGGPEESIPLHDFMFVVHGGPRIFMIVSSLIGKPADKYPKSIDVIEQELIYWLKFVASNSRRRVSHSFIPCVTIVLTHYDKVSHLAEGLQLIVAAVQRLREDFCSYAEIYPTVFVVDSRSQVSVSKLTHHLRNTTKTVLQQAPQVYEVCNDLIRYLHNWRLKNDKSVVKWSEFCEICQLSIPVLRLRSRHDNAEKLDTRRRAVAKSLHDLGEIIFFEELGVLIMNCEWFCQDILSQLGALKSIKIENSGFVRKQDLEKILQEKLCNQIQRSNWRAGASLQSGDIINMLLKLELCYEQDPGNPNTLLLVPAMLEESKEGIQRWQLTMPECRYAGRHMECEDTHMFLTNDFFPRLQVRLHNKIMCPGNQQGAVYNLEKNLIYTVIDGVHVRVELGMKLGSSIDVLACSTRNVTDMVRLLHKSVITTILNMSPSMTFKESIIRPDCVKYLIPQRFRTTQLLPVKKIKHILLSLPAESFYDYQHTWSAVENNKRVILMSGLDHARDLLSDDDFHDVLHRRYYDLQHLATELAVTPDNLQQSETIAESDAVDPSILGIAKGVEMVLQRLKRIEQGIQDLKEEIARLRYYEYHLVTELHRKMDYVMNYSIQLEDRKVPQLFYLVSLDSRSKKLVTRILPGMRSLRVHMLCEFRQEMHVLEDQVGCDLIQVDNRAVQSLLPYMSKFMKLLTFALKIGAHFIVGMGEMIPDLSREVVHLLDSSVMYGATTSALSLGALGAAAMYGKARNNGSQSGTNDMEDDMKTARQWLVDFLKGQGILTGMDIAQRFGLWRVRYRDDGHIAWICRKHIVARADEIFELPL encoded by the exons ATGTACCAGCAAAAAAGTGCTTCTAATAATAGGCCAGTGAAGTATCAGAGTTTCAGAGGGCAAACATACTTGGATCCAG TTTGCACCACCAGGACCACATGCCCAGCTGAGAGCTTGTTGCAGTACATCATCTGGAGTTTGCTGATCTGCTATGCACCATTGTTTCTCCCAATTGGGATCCTCTGCTTGCATTTAGAGG CGTCGCCTCTGAGCATGGGTGACAAGATGATCACAAGAAAATTATCATTCAATCAAAAGGACATGGATGTCACAGAGATTGATTTGCAGGATTACAAGGATGTGGATAGCATTGCGTTCTACCAGGTTCCGACAAACGTGGGATCCGGAATGTCCATGGAAAGCGAGAGATTGGTAAGAGTTCATGCATGTACAGATCACAATGGTGTCAGTTTTTTGCACAAGTTGCTTCATCGTCTTTTGGAGCACAAGGAGATGTATAGCAATGTGGTGAACCTCCTATTTCATGGTATTGAATGGCAAACTGAGGGGGTGCAACTCCTGTGTTCATTTTTAGGCCCTGGTTCAAGTGTGAAGCAGGTAGAATTCCAAAAGAATGTCTTTGGCACAAAATCATCAGCTGCTTTAGTCCCACTATCAGAAATGATCCAAAGGAATAACACCATCAAGGCAATTGTTTTTTCTGAGTGTAGAATTGGAGCATCTGGAGTCAAACTGCTAGCTTCAGCTTTGGCATACAACAGGAGCGTGGAAGAGGTCCAGCTATTGGATGATTCCATAGGTGCTAAGGGAGCCGAAGAATTCTCAAAGATGATTGAGGTAAATTGTGTGTTGAAGCTGTTGGTCATCCTTGACAATAGCTCCATTGCAGCAGCCCCGATTTTCTCTGCTGTGCTTGCACGCAGCCGCAGGGTGGAGGTGCATGTATGGGGACACTGTCGTGATACTAGAGGTGGCATGAACAGTTGTAAAATTGCTGAATTTCAGGCTGGAACTGGAAGCTTGAGGATTTACAACAATATTAATTCCACAGGTCTACAAAGGATTGCTTGTGCTATGGCATGGAACACCACAGTGACAACATTGGACATGTCAGGTGTACCATTGAAGTCCAAGTGGACCAAAGAGCTCAGAGGAGTCCTTGAGCTGAATAGGATGCTGAAAACTGTCAAGCTCACCAAGTGTTGCCTCAGGGACAAAGCTGTTGTGTATATAGCTGCAGGCCTCTTCAAGAACAGCTATTTGGAGAGCTTGAGTTTGGATGGAAATCGCTTTGGTGGAGTTGGTTTGGAGCATTTACTGTGCCCACTGAGTACATTTTCACCACTTCAGAGACAAGCCAATCTCACTTTGAAGGTTTTGAGTTTTGGTGGACGGCAAACAAATATAGGAAGATATGGCATAACAGCAATCTTGCAGATGTTGGAGACGAACCAGAGCCTACTTCAGTTGGCCATATGCGATGATGTAAGCTTGAGGCCAAATGATGTTGTCAGAATCTTTACAAGCTTAGAAAGGAATACTACTCTCCGAAACCTATCATTGAAAGGTTGCAGGGGAGTCGAGGGGGAACTAGTCTTGCAGACCATTATGGGCATGTTGCAGGTCAATCCTTGGATTGAAGAAATTGACCTGCATGAAACGCCTCTGCATGTTGCTGGTAAGACCAGAGAAATTTATGAGAAACTTGGTCAGAATGGGAGTTCGGTTGTACCAAATGATTTGCTCGATTTGCCACTAAGTGCACCTACTTGTTGCCAAGTTTTTCTCTGTGGTCAAGAATTATCAG GTAAAAGCACTTTGTGTAGCTCCATAAAGCACTGCATGAATTCAATGAAATTGCCTCGCATGGATGAAATAAGAACTTCAAAGACTCCAATTGAGCAAATGTCACACACCAATGAGTATGGGATGAATATAATTTTCGATGGCAACACAAAATTGACTATGTGTAATATTGGTGGACCTGAGGAAAGTATTCCCTTGCATGATTTCATGTTTGTTGTGCATGGTGGTCCAAGGATTTTCATGATTGTATCTAGTTTGATTGGAAAGCCTGCTGATAAATATCCAAAAAGCATAGATGTGATTGAACAGGAGCTGATATACTGGTTGAAGTTTGTTGCTTCAAATTCTAGGAGAAGAGTGTCGCACTCATTTATACCCTGTGTTACGATAGTTCTCACACATTATGATAAGGTATCTCATCTAGCAGAAGGGCTACAATTGATCGTTGCAGCTGTACAAAGACTCAGAGAAGACTTCTGTTCATATGCTGAAATTTACCCCACTGTTTTTGTGGTAGACTCAAGATCACAGGTTTCAGTAAGTAAGCTCACCCATCACTTGCGAAATACAACAAAGACAGTTCTCCAACAAGCTCCTCAAGTTTATGAAGTATGCAATGATTTGATTAGGTATTTGCATAATTGGAGATTGAAGAATGATAAATCAGTGGTCAAATGGTCTGAGTTCTGCGAGATATGTCAGCTCAGCATTCCAGTGCTAAGGTTGAGATCAAGGCATGATAATGCCGAGAAATTAGACACAAGAAGACGTGCTGTTGCAAAGTCACTGCATGATTTAGGtgaaataatattttttgagGAGCTTGGAGTGCTGATAATGAACTGCGAATGGTTCTGTCAAGATATACTCAGCCAACTAGGTGCATTGAAATCCATCAAGATAGAAAATAGTGGTTTTGTCCGCAAACAAGATCTGGAGAAGATTCTGCAAGAGAAGCTGTGTAATCAAATTCAAAGATCAAACTGGAGAGCTGGTGCATCCTTGCAATCTGGTGATATCATTAATATGTTGTTGAAACTTGAACTGTGCTATGAACAAGACCCTGGGAACCCAAACACATTACTTCTAGTACCAGCTATGCTTGAGGAAAGCAAAGAAGGGATTCAACGGTGGCAGTTAACCATGCCAGAGTGCAGATATGCTGGAAGGCATATGGAATGTGAAGATACACACATGTTTCTGACAAATGACTTCTTTCCAAGGCTACAG GTACGTCTGCACAATAAAATCATGTGCCCTGGAAATCAGCAAGGAGCAGTCTACAACTTGGAGAAAAACCTTATTTATACGGTGATCGATGGTGTCCATGTAAGGGTTGAGCTGGGTATGAAGTTGGGCTCATCCATAGATGTACTTGCATGCTCCACTAGAAATGTTACAGACATGGTGAGGCTTCTGCACAAGTCAGTAATCACAACTATACTAAATATGTCTCCCAGTATGACATTCAAGGAAAGCATTATCAGACCTGACTGTGTGAAATATCTCATACCACAAAGGTTCCGTACAACTCAGCTGCTACCTGTCAAAAAAATTAAGCACATTCTGCTGTCATTGCCGGCAGAAAGTTTTTACGATTATCAACATACCTGGAGTGCAGTTGAAAACAATAAAAGGGTCATCTTAATGTCAGGATTAGATCATGCTAGAGATCTTCTATCAGACGATGACTTCCATGATGTTTTGCATCGTAGGTACTATGATCTACAGCATCTTGCAACTGAACTTGCAGTGACCCCAGACAATCTGCAACAATCCGAAACTATTGCTGAATCGGATGCAGTTGATCCCTCCATACTAGGCATTGCCAAAGGTGTTGAGATGGTTCTCCAAAGACTGAAGAGAATAGAACAAGGAATCCAGGACTTGAAGGAGGAAATTGCAAGGCTGAGGTACTACGAGTATCACCTTGTGACTGAACTCCACAGGAAAATGGACTATGTAATGAACTACAGCATTCAGCTGGAGGATAGAAAGGTTCCTCAGCTGTTCTATCTTGTAAGCTTGGACAGCCGTTCCAAGAAGCTTGTCACAAGAATACTGCCTGGCATGCGGTCCCTACGGGTACACATGCTGTGCGAGTTCCGACAAGAAATGCATGTGTTGGAGGATCAAGTCGGGTGCGATCTGATTCAGGTAGATAACCGGGCAGTGCAATCCTTGCTGCCTTACATGAGCAAGTTCATGAAACTGTTGACTTTTGCTCTGAAGATCGGGGCGCATTTCATTGTCGGGATGGGGGAGATGATACCTGACCTGAGCAGGGAGGTAGTGCACTTGCTGGACTCGTCAGTCATGTATGGTGCAACCACATCAGCCTTATCATTGGGGGCATTAGGCGCAGCGGCAATGTATGGAAAAGCGAGGAATAACGGCAGCCAGAGTGGCACAAATGACATGGAGGATGATATGAAAACGGCCAGACAGTGGCTTGTTGATTTCTTGAAAGGTCAAGGGATTTTGACAGGGATGGACATAGCACAGAGATTTGGTCTGTGGCGCGTTAGGTACAGAGATGACGGCCACATTGCATGGATCTGCAGGAAGCACATTGTTGCGAGAGCAGACGAGATCTTTGAACTGCCACTCTGA
- the LOC127768279 gene encoding uncharacterized protein LOC127768279 translates to MQHRRLVESEVDERREQKRASKEGDPRKKMAAAAAMAMKDPSLWHKVAAISGVAALGLGTYGAHMFRPKNPAYKEVWHTASLYHLVHTAALLGAPITKRPDVFGGLLTAGIVLFSGTCYTVAYLEDRKYSSTAPLGGFAFIAAWASLLF, encoded by the exons ATGCAACACCGACGACTGGTGGAGAGTGAAGTCGACGAGCGAAGAGAACAGAAGCGAGCGAGCAAGGAAGGCGATCCAAGGaagaagatggcggcggcggcggccatggcgatgaAGGATCCGAGCCTGTGGCACAAGGTGGCCGCCATCTCCG GGGTTGCTGCCCTTGGACTTGGCACCTATGGCGCGCACATGTTCCGCCCCAAGAACCCGGCGTACAAGGAG GTTTGGCACACTGCGTCCCTCTACCATCTCGTCCACACCGCGGCGTTGCTCGGGGCTCCCATCACCAAGCGCCCCGATGTT TTTGGAGGGCTTCTTACTGCTGGGATTGTTCTCTTCTCTGGAAC GTGCTACACTGTGGCTTATCTTGAAGACAGGAAGTATTCTTCCACGGCACCGTTGGGTGGCTTTGCGTTCATCGCTGCTTGGGCCAGTCTGCTCTTCTGA